A window from Citrus sinensis cultivar Valencia sweet orange chromosome 5, DVS_A1.0, whole genome shotgun sequence encodes these proteins:
- the LOC127902088 gene encoding uncharacterized protein LOC127902088, whose translation MIFLLGSQEKKDTPSRPPRGCWQSELTVDEVKHLYQLKSSLKDADWYYFQFSTKTRKPITDLPTGGGSWGVHYSLKHGPLKRVETVLANSCSHRELLTTYNLLESCLVSTDSGMEDAVIRALNRKRSRPHTAKQDQNKDGPTAKQVNIVQQVPPLKTLPPPPAKVGETSGAATDPASSSPPVGPRSRLSDNRAEHLVPYINEFSKLVSKRDLEDFDSSTLGELVGAMQYSAFHLGCMAIYYKAKVGRYDRKMHEDIQSAMTKADAAEKKAEDLNLENLKLIERESFAQAKAITLEEELTKVKEDLQSIRLCTRLSSNSSRFPPGLGRELGEGS comes from the exons ATGATATTCCTCTTAGGATCCCAGGAAAAAAAGGATACTCCTAGCCGACCTCCTAGGGG atgttgGCAAAGCGAGCTAACAGTTGACGAGGTCAAGCACTTGTACCAACTAAAGAGCAGCCTCAAAGATGCCGACTGGTATTACTTCCAATTTAGTACCAAGACTAGGAAACCCATAACTGATCTTCCAACTGGTGGTG GTTCTTGGGGTGTGCACTACTCGCTTAAACATGGGCCACTCAAGCGGGTTGAGACTGTATTGGCCAATTCTTGTTCGCACCGAGAGTTGCTAACCACTTACAACTTGCTCGAATCTTGTTTGGTGTCCACTGACTCTGGGATGGAGGACGCTGTGATCAGGGCTCTGAATCGGAAACGTTCTCGACCTCATACTGCTAAGCAGGACCAGAATAAGGACGGTCCCACTGCGAAACAGGTGAATATTGTGCAGCAGGTTCCTCCCTTGAAGACTCTACCACCTCCTCCTGCCAAAGTCGGAGAAACTAGCGGAGCAGCCACTGATCCCGCTTCCTCTTCTCCTCCAGTCGGGCCGAGATCTCGTTTATCTGACAATCGAGCAGAACATTTGGTCCCCTATATCAACGAGTTCTCTAAACTTGTGAGCAAGAGGGATCTAGAGGACTTTGACAGTAGCACCTTGGGTGAGCTGGTGGGGGCCATGCAGTATAGCGCTTTCCATCTCGGCTGCATGGCCATTTACTATAAGGCCAAGGTTGGCCGTTATGACCGGAAGATGCATGAAGACATTCAATCGGCGATGACCAAAGCTGATGCTGCCGAGAAGAAAGCAGAAGACTTGAATCTCGAGAATCTGAAGTTGATAGAGCGAGAATCTTTTGCTCAAGCAAAGGCCATTACTCTCGAGGAAGAGTTGACTAAGGTCAAGGAGGATCTGCAAAGCATAAGGTTATGTACGAGGCTCAGCTCGAACTCTTCGCGATTCCCACCGGGTTTAGGTCGAGAACTTGGAGAAGGAAGCTGA
- the LOC127902701 gene encoding uncharacterized protein LOC127902701 isoform X1 encodes MMHLPIQQHVNPSRNRNLFSTIPHLKVFGYLIATIAAVLGASVEGIAQPLKETHRVCLYVFLVAVIVQCIAFVAQRNQANHSHFWGLIAVICGSLSAVSLIAAFFTHSVAEIICYIALGCAAIIIVVYQYGSMFINACRRIYDDILGWFPPINIYSTEQQQRPADDIIEEV; translated from the exons ATGATGCATCTTCCAATTCAACAGCACGTTAATCCTTCAAG aaacagaaatttattttccacGATTCCGCACCTAAAAGTTTTTGGATATCTGATTGCAACCATTGCTGCTGTTCTGGGTGCAAGTGTAGAAGGCATAGCTCAGCCGTTGAAGGAGACTCATAGAGTATGCTTGTATGTGTTTCTTGTGGCTGTAATAGTCCAGTGTATTGCATTTGTAGCCCAACGAAATCAAGCAAATCATTCACACTTTTGGGGCCTTATTGCTGTTATCTGTGGGTCTCTTTCTGCGGTGTCATTGATCGCCGCATTTTTCACTCACTCAGTTGCTGAAATAATTTGCTACATTGCATTAGGTTGCGCTGCTATTATCATTGTTGTCTATCAATATGGCAGCATGTTCATCAATGCTTGTCGTCGGATCTACGATGACATTTTGGGATGGTTTCCACCTATCAATATCTATTCTACAGAACAACAACAAAGGCCAGCCGACGATATAATTGAAGAAGTTTAA
- the LOC127902701 gene encoding uncharacterized protein LOC127902701 isoform X2 encodes MMHLPIQQHVNPSRNRNLFSTIPHLKVFGYLIATIAAVLGASVEGIAQPLKETHRVCLLRCYYHCCLSIWQHVHQCLSSDLR; translated from the exons ATGATGCATCTTCCAATTCAACAGCACGTTAATCCTTCAAG aaacagaaatttattttccacGATTCCGCACCTAAAAGTTTTTGGATATCTGATTGCAACCATTGCTGCTGTTCTGGGTGCAAGTGTAGAAGGCATAGCTCAGCCGTTGAAGGAGACTCATAGAGTATGCTT GTTGCGCTGCTATTATCATTGTTGTCTATCAATATGGCAGCATGTTCATCAATGCTTGTCGTCGGATCTACGATGA